In one Bradyrhizobium cosmicum genomic region, the following are encoded:
- a CDS encoding NADPH-dependent F420 reductase, translated as MSSIGIIGAGNIGRAIAQAFSAKGIAVTLSNSRGPESLATTVAELGPLVTAGTREEAAAKDIVFVAVNWSKLPDALAGLPPFDGRIVVDANNPIEAPLFKPAELGGRLSSEIFADLVPGARVVKAFNHLLSQLLATDPASDGGKRVLFYSGDDAGAKAAVGALIDQLGLFGIDLGSLAIGGRLTQFPGGPLPALNLVKFE; from the coding sequence ATGTCCAGCATTGGCATCATCGGCGCCGGCAATATCGGCCGCGCCATCGCTCAGGCCTTTTCGGCCAAGGGGATCGCAGTGACCCTCTCCAACAGCCGCGGCCCGGAGAGTTTGGCGACGACCGTGGCCGAGTTGGGCCCGCTCGTGACCGCCGGCACCCGCGAGGAGGCTGCCGCCAAGGATATCGTGTTCGTCGCGGTCAACTGGTCGAAGCTGCCCGACGCGCTTGCCGGCCTGCCCCCATTCGACGGCCGCATCGTGGTTGATGCCAATAATCCGATCGAGGCGCCGCTGTTCAAGCCGGCTGAGCTCGGTGGCCGGCTCTCGTCAGAAATCTTCGCCGATCTGGTGCCCGGTGCGCGGGTGGTGAAGGCATTCAATCATCTGCTGTCGCAACTGCTGGCAACTGACCCGGCGAGCGACGGCGGCAAGCGCGTGCTGTTCTACTCGGGCGATGATGCTGGCGCGAAGGCGGCTGTCGGTGCGCTGATCGACCAGCTCGGACTCTTCGGCATCGATCTTGGTTCGCTCGCGATCGGCGGCAGGTTGACCCAGTTTCCCGGAGGCCCGCTTCCAGCGCTGAATCTGGTCAAGTTCGAATGA
- a CDS encoding nuclear transport factor 2 family protein: MTTDFDYDHLLRSNLERVFNERDDDKRRAAIAELFVEKPVMYEPTNIVRGRADISSVAGKLLAQFGPTFRFVPDGVAVGHHGLAHLAWQAGPEHGPVAVTGADVAEIQGGKIARLWVLLNKP, from the coding sequence ATGACCACCGATTTTGATTACGACCACCTGCTTCGCTCAAATCTGGAGCGTGTGTTCAACGAGCGGGACGATGACAAGCGGCGAGCCGCCATCGCCGAGTTGTTCGTTGAGAAGCCCGTCATGTACGAGCCGACGAATATCGTCCGAGGACGGGCAGACATATCAAGCGTCGCCGGCAAGCTTCTGGCGCAGTTTGGGCCAACGTTCAGATTCGTGCCGGATGGCGTCGCGGTCGGGCATCATGGTCTGGCGCACCTGGCCTGGCAGGCCGGACCGGAGCACGGCCCGGTCGCGGTGACGGGCGCCGATGTTGCCGAAATCCAAGGCGGAAAAATCGCGCGGCTGTGGGTGTTGCTCAATAAGCCCTAG
- a CDS encoding sensor histidine kinase: protein MSTDPDSVPNVLVVEDEMVLRMRAVDIVEDAGFHPVEAVNADEAISILESRSDISLLFTDIQMPGSIDGLKLAHAVHERWPSIKIILVSGQVRPSDAERPENSRFFGKPLGVEQMIAELQKMVGAGALRIIPGPTDWRPADQALHALATADSAVRPAQEAVLSAENDSLRLLLEQAGIDAQALLVQAGIDAEQRQAADKLQTLILGELHHRVKNTLAMVSAIASQSFRAAPSIEHGQKAMEGRLTALGRAHDLLMHVSWADASLTHTLSSATEPYDGQGDRRFHFNGPDIRITSAAVIALAMTVNELCTNTTKFGALSIPTGRVEIAWTIDEPKQRLRLVWMERGGPAVEPPTRRSFGTRMMESLGQQLTGRVHLAYEPGGFIYSLDVPLGSVAVSPEAVPLR from the coding sequence ATGTCAACAGATCCAGATTCGGTGCCGAACGTGCTTGTCGTCGAGGACGAAATGGTCCTGCGCATGCGCGCCGTCGACATCGTGGAGGATGCCGGCTTTCATCCAGTCGAGGCCGTCAACGCCGACGAGGCGATATCGATTCTCGAGTCCCGCTCGGACATCTCGCTGCTATTCACCGATATCCAGATGCCAGGAAGCATCGACGGCTTGAAACTCGCGCATGCGGTGCACGAGCGCTGGCCCTCGATCAAGATCATACTGGTTTCAGGCCAGGTGAGGCCATCTGACGCGGAAAGGCCGGAGAATAGCCGCTTCTTCGGCAAACCGCTTGGCGTCGAGCAGATGATCGCCGAGTTGCAGAAGATGGTGGGTGCGGGGGCGCTCAGGATCATTCCGGGACCAACCGACTGGCGGCCGGCGGATCAGGCGCTTCACGCCCTGGCGACGGCTGATTCCGCGGTCCGCCCCGCGCAGGAGGCCGTCCTTTCCGCGGAGAACGACAGCCTCCGCCTGCTGCTCGAACAGGCCGGGATTGACGCGCAGGCCCTCCTTGTCCAGGCCGGGATCGATGCAGAGCAGCGACAAGCCGCAGACAAATTGCAGACGCTGATCCTCGGGGAGCTTCACCATCGCGTCAAGAATACTCTGGCGATGGTCAGCGCTATCGCGTCCCAGAGCTTCCGCGCAGCCCCCAGTATTGAGCACGGACAGAAGGCAATGGAGGGAAGGCTGACTGCATTGGGACGAGCGCACGATCTGCTGATGCATGTCAGTTGGGCAGATGCCAGCCTTACTCACACGCTGAGCAGCGCGACAGAGCCTTATGACGGTCAGGGCGATCGGCGTTTTCATTTCAACGGACCCGACATCAGGATTACCTCCGCGGCGGTCATCGCGCTCGCCATGACCGTCAACGAGCTGTGCACCAACACCACCAAGTTCGGGGCGTTGTCGATTCCTACGGGCCGCGTCGAAATTGCGTGGACGATAGACGAGCCGAAGCAGAGACTCCGGCTGGTGTGGATGGAAAGAGGCGGTCCGGCCGTCGAGCCTCCAACCCGGCGAAGCTTCGGCACCCGAATGATGGAGTCTCTCGGCCAGCAGCTGACCGGTCGGGTGCACCTTGCCTACGAACCCGGTGGGTTCATCTATTCATTGGATGTGCCGCTTGGCTCGGTCGCGGTGTCGCCCGAAGCGGTCCCCTTGCGCTAG
- a CDS encoding DedA family protein: protein MTSFLDPLISFVSAHAWLAYLTLFLAALLEAVPVVGSVIPGSTLILALSALIPGGELKLQWVLLAAALGAVLGDGSAYWIGHRQQREILNTWPLTNYPRVVAESESFFNRFGTWAVFFARFVPPIRAFVPVTAGALGMVPARFYAINIPAILVWAPAHVLPGVLAVSALHEYAGLPHHAHVGKHIWMLTVVGVAIIGALGVWYYRRRQNGVVAEAKPRV, encoded by the coding sequence GTGACGTCCTTTCTCGATCCCCTCATATCTTTCGTTTCGGCCCATGCGTGGCTGGCCTATCTGACCCTGTTCCTGGCAGCGCTTCTCGAGGCCGTTCCAGTGGTGGGATCGGTGATCCCCGGCTCGACCCTCATCCTGGCGCTGAGCGCCCTGATTCCGGGCGGGGAACTGAAGCTCCAATGGGTGCTGCTGGCCGCCGCGCTCGGCGCGGTGCTGGGTGACGGCTCGGCCTACTGGATCGGGCACCGCCAGCAGCGCGAAATCCTCAACACCTGGCCGCTGACCAATTATCCGCGCGTGGTCGCCGAGAGCGAGAGCTTCTTCAACCGCTTCGGCACCTGGGCCGTGTTTTTCGCCCGCTTCGTGCCGCCGATCCGCGCCTTCGTGCCCGTGACCGCCGGGGCGCTCGGGATGGTGCCGGCGCGGTTCTATGCGATCAATATCCCGGCGATTTTGGTCTGGGCGCCCGCGCATGTGCTGCCAGGGGTGCTGGCGGTGTCAGCGCTGCATGAATATGCCGGGCTGCCGCATCATGCGCACGTCGGCAAGCACATCTGGATGCTGACCGTGGTCGGCGTCGCGATCATCGGCGCCCTGGGCGTCTGGTACTATCGCCGTCGGCAGAATGGCGTCGTCGCGGAAGCAAAGCCGCGAGTTTAG
- the cobS gene encoding cobaltochelatase subunit CobS, which yields MTTAAMSKVQEVSGLPDMKVSVRQVFGIDSDLEVPAYSEVDPHVPDVDPDYRFDRATTLAILAGFARNRRVMVTGYHGTGKSTHIEQVAARLNWPCVRVNLDSHISRIDLVGKDSIVVRDGKQVTEFRDGILPWALQHNVALVFDEYDAGRPDVMFVIQRVLEVSGRLTLLDQNKVIKPHPSFRLFATANTVGLGDTSGLYHGTQQINQGQMDRWSIVTTLNYLSHDEEVEIVLAKAKHYRTSEGRDIVNKMVRLADLTRNAFANGDLSTVMSPRTVITWAENADIFGDIGFAFRVTFLNKCDELERPLVAEFYQRCFNAELPESSVNVALS from the coding sequence ATGACGACCGCCGCCATGTCCAAAGTTCAGGAAGTTTCCGGTTTGCCCGACATGAAGGTGTCGGTGCGCCAGGTGTTCGGGATCGACAGCGATCTCGAAGTGCCGGCCTATTCCGAAGTCGATCCTCACGTGCCCGATGTTGATCCTGATTACCGCTTCGACCGTGCCACAACGCTCGCCATTCTCGCCGGTTTCGCCCGCAACCGCCGCGTGATGGTGACCGGCTATCACGGCACCGGCAAATCCACCCATATCGAGCAGGTCGCGGCGCGCCTGAACTGGCCCTGCGTGCGCGTCAATCTCGATAGCCATATCAGCCGCATCGACCTCGTCGGCAAGGACTCGATCGTGGTCCGCGACGGCAAGCAGGTCACCGAATTCCGCGACGGCATTTTGCCGTGGGCGCTGCAGCACAACGTCGCGCTGGTGTTCGACGAATACGATGCCGGCCGCCCGGACGTGATGTTCGTGATCCAGCGTGTGCTCGAAGTCTCGGGCCGCCTGACGCTGCTCGACCAGAACAAGGTGATCAAGCCGCACCCGTCGTTCCGCCTGTTCGCGACCGCCAACACGGTCGGCCTCGGCGACACCTCGGGCCTCTATCACGGCACCCAGCAGATCAACCAGGGCCAGATGGACCGCTGGTCGATCGTCACCACGCTGAACTATCTCAGCCATGACGAGGAAGTGGAGATCGTGCTGGCCAAGGCCAAGCACTATCGCACCAGCGAGGGCCGCGACATCGTCAACAAGATGGTGCGTCTCGCCGATCTCACCCGCAACGCCTTCGCCAACGGCGACCTGTCGACGGTGATGAGCCCGCGCACGGTGATCACCTGGGCCGAGAACGCCGACATCTTCGGCGATATCGGCTTCGCGTTCCGCGTCACCTTCCTCAACAAGTGTGACGAGCTCGAGCGTCCCCTGGTTGCCGAATTCTATCAGCGCTGCTTCAACGCGGAGCTGCCGGAATCCTCGGTGAATGTGGCGCTGAGCTGA